The Sulfurospirillum tamanense genome has a segment encoding these proteins:
- a CDS encoding methyl-accepting chemotaxis protein, which yields MHLGFKTKIFLSVGVLLGCSLFILSVFNYLQNEKNITAFSDTEHTLLVENLQEKIDTWIEGKQQAVTAFSHELTSLNPHADKEAIVNLLLLLKASGGFDHVSLGYTDGTMLDHDLRNREGFDPRTRGWFKSAIQTSEMFITEPYIGVSNGKLLITFAQRFSDASGTPLGILCGNISLDTIHESIMGVALLEGGYSMVLNKKLQSILGSDEAKSAAFSAISNSLPSLASGQYHKQIFKQDSTTKVLFSAPLKTLDWVVAVVLDEVAIYKSAKEALVSSIFLLCLFIALAVGLMVGLLKTMMRPMDELFATVKDLSRGEGDLTQRLHVKGDDEIARISKEINLFIEKIQQLITQANQSSSENAAIANELSSTTTSVITLSSNQATLVHDATTLSQHISETLNHASNATQNNEERLLSTSQALNHIRTNMDTLNSTLLHTSQNEEEIAEKLNRISISANDVKEVLTIISDIADQTNLLALNAAIEAARAGDHGRGFAVVADEVRKLAERTQKSLTEINGTINIVVESIVETNGQMLRASKNLHTLSSQSTSINDTLKESVRMMDDNIQETRTTLSGYLESTKQAAKLTENLKEVSRISLSNTRSTKEVGKASEHLSHLSENLKHHLSQFKI from the coding sequence GTGCATTTAGGGTTTAAAACAAAAATATTTCTTAGTGTCGGCGTTTTATTGGGATGTAGTTTATTTATTCTTTCTGTCTTTAATTACCTGCAAAATGAAAAAAATATCACCGCTTTTAGCGACACCGAACACACCCTTTTGGTTGAAAATCTCCAAGAAAAAATCGATACATGGATCGAAGGCAAACAGCAAGCCGTTACCGCCTTTAGCCATGAACTCACCTCGCTCAACCCCCATGCCGACAAAGAGGCTATTGTCAACTTACTACTACTGCTTAAAGCCAGCGGGGGCTTTGACCATGTCTCTCTTGGCTACACAGATGGCACCATGCTTGACCATGATTTGCGTAACCGAGAAGGCTTTGACCCCCGCACCCGCGGATGGTTTAAAAGCGCCATCCAAACATCTGAAATGTTCATTACTGAGCCTTACATTGGCGTTAGTAATGGAAAACTGCTTATCACTTTCGCACAACGTTTCAGCGACGCCTCAGGCACTCCCCTTGGAATCTTGTGTGGCAATATTTCCCTTGACACCATTCATGAATCCATCATGGGTGTTGCACTGCTAGAGGGTGGCTACAGCATGGTTTTAAATAAAAAATTGCAGTCCATCCTTGGAAGCGACGAAGCAAAGAGTGCTGCTTTTTCCGCTATAAGTAACTCTCTTCCTAGCTTAGCCTCTGGACAATACCACAAGCAAATCTTTAAACAAGACAGTACCACCAAGGTACTTTTTTCCGCTCCACTTAAAACCCTTGACTGGGTAGTCGCTGTGGTTTTGGATGAAGTAGCTATTTACAAAAGCGCTAAGGAGGCCCTTGTTTCAAGTATTTTTCTTCTTTGTCTGTTTATCGCCCTAGCTGTAGGTTTAATGGTAGGACTTCTGAAAACAATGATGCGACCCATGGATGAGTTATTTGCCACCGTTAAAGACCTTTCTCGAGGAGAAGGCGACCTAACCCAACGTTTACATGTAAAAGGGGATGATGAAATCGCACGTATTTCCAAAGAAATCAATCTCTTTATTGAGAAAATTCAACAACTCATCACTCAGGCCAACCAAAGCAGCAGTGAAAATGCAGCTATTGCCAACGAACTTTCTTCCACCACTACCTCAGTCATCACCCTTTCTAGCAACCAAGCCACACTGGTGCATGATGCTACCACCTTAAGCCAGCATATCTCCGAAACACTCAATCATGCTTCAAATGCCACGCAAAACAACGAAGAGCGCCTGCTATCCACCAGTCAAGCACTCAATCATATTCGAACCAACATGGACACCCTTAACTCCACCCTCTTGCACACATCTCAAAACGAAGAGGAGATTGCGGAAAAACTTAATCGCATTAGCATTAGTGCCAATGACGTCAAAGAGGTGCTTACTATCATCTCCGACATTGCCGATCAGACCAATCTCTTGGCCCTTAACGCCGCCATTGAAGCAGCACGTGCGGGAGACCATGGACGCGGGTTTGCTGTCGTGGCTGACGAAGTACGAAAACTTGCCGAACGCACACAAAAAAGCCTTACAGAAATCAATGGCACCATCAATATTGTTGTTGAGTCTATTGTTGAAACAAATGGTCAAATGCTTCGAGCCTCTAAAAATTTGCACACCCTTTCTTCCCAGTCAACTTCCATCAACGATACGCTAAAAGAAAGTGTTAGGATGATGGATGACAATATCCAAGAAACAAGAACAACCCTCTCTGGTTACTTAGAAAGCACCAAGCAAGCCGCAAAACTCACTGAAAATCTCAAAGAGGTGTCTCGCATCTCCCTTTCCAATACCCGCAGCACCAAAGAAGTAGGAAAGGCTAGCGAACATCTCTCCCATCTGTCTGAAAACCTTAAACATCACCTCAGTCAATTTAAAATTTAA